In the genome of Mastomys coucha isolate ucsf_1 unplaced genomic scaffold, UCSF_Mcou_1 pScaffold21, whole genome shotgun sequence, the window ttttcctctttttttttttttttaaagaaatcttaaaatctttaaaaacagtaaCATGTACATTTACTCTTCTACTTGTCATTTTCAGGGCTGTTCATTCATTTTCTAAATCTAGAACTAGAAATCTTTTCTTTCACATTTCTAGGGTGCAGAACTTCAGGGGATGAATTTGTGCACATTTTATGAGTCTAAGGAAGTCTTTATTTAGCCTACCTAGTTAAGTATTGGTTTGTAGAAATGCTACTGATTTTGTATGTTGATTTCATATTTTCCACTTTTACTAAACATATTAGTATGAATAGTTTTTAGTGGATTCTAGGTATTCTGGGTTCACAGATGTATCACCTACAGACAAGGACACATTACtattctcctttcccatttgGATGCTCCTTACTCGTTCCTGTCTGGTTGCTCTGACTAGTACCTTATTGGTCCTGCGTTGCATGAGAGTGGTACTGTGGTTATTCTTGTAGGAAAAGCATTACCTTTTCCCCTGTGAGGATGAGGTTAACGGTGGGGTTGCCACATATGGCATTTATTATGATGAGATGTATTTCTCCAATATTTAATTTGCTcagtttttatcatgaagggatattgaattGTTTCAAATGGTTTTTCTGCAACTACTGAAACATTAATATATAGCTTTGTCCTAAGTTAAGTTAGTGGGATGTACTTTATTTACTGATTGGTGTGTTTTGAACCATTTTTGCCTTCTCAGAACACACCCCACTAAATGGTATATCATCTTTTTGATACATTGTTGGTTTGCTATGTACATTAATCTTTACAtaaaaaatttttacatttatgtgctCGGTGATCAAGGTGCATATATAGAGGTCACAGAACAATGTGTGGAAGTCCATTTAATCCTTCTACTatatgggtcctagggattgaactaaggttgtcaggtttggcagcaagtacctacctagttaattattattattggcaGTCTTAATTACTGTATTATTGctagttagagagagagagagagagagagagagagagagagagagagagagagagatattgattgattgatttggcTTAACATGGCCAAATTCAGATTTTTGAAATCTAAAATCCACCTCCTTCAattaggccacacctcctaatccttcctcaAAACCCCACAAACCAGGGACTAAGCATTCAGATTATGAACCTATCAGGCCCAtttttcactcaaaccaccacaaccaccgAGCAATCTTGCTGGTAATTAGCAGCTCTAGTGGTAGCTGCTATAGTCTGTTTTTGTTCCCACAGTGTCATTTGCTGAAGCCCTACTTTCTATGGTGGATTAAATGAGATGTCCTCAATAGCCTCAcccatttgaatacttggcccttAATTAGTGGTGCTGTTGGTGCTGTTTGTGGGGcttagcaggtgtggccttgttggaagaagtatgtcttTGGGGAcaagctttgagatttcaaaagctccATGACTTCCCAGTTGCTTCATGTTTATATTCAAGTTGAGggccctcagcttcctgttcctgcctttGTTCCTCCATCATGTACTCTAACCTTCTAGAGCCCAGACAAACTCTACTACAAGTTGCCTTAgtcatttgtttattatattacatattattattatatatatgtatttgtcttaggatttccattgctgcgatgagacaccatgaccaaggcaactcttataaaggacaacatttagttggggctggtttataggttcTGAGattttgtccattatcatcatggcaggaagcaaggcagcatctaggcagacatggcactggaggagctaagagttccacATCTAGTTCCGAAGGCTAGCAGGAGAAgatgtcttccaggcagctagaagaagggtctcaaagcccatgcccatagtgacacacttcctccaacaagccacacctactccaacaagaccacacctaatagggccactccctgggccaagcatattcaaaccaccacagtattaTTAATAGAAAAGCAAGTAAGGCAAGCTCGAAGGTGATAGTGTTAGGAAGTGGGGTCTTTGGAATGTAGTTAGGGCTTTGCCCTTAGGATTAAGACTAGCATTTTTATTCAAGAGACCCCAGAGAGTCTCTTATTTACTCCATCCCCATGAAATAACACAACAAAAGGGGCCATTTTTGATACAGAAGGCAGGCCTTCCCTAGATAGCTGTCTTAGGGTTAtaattgctgtgattaaacaccatgaccaaagcatctTGGgggagagtttatttggcttatgtgtCTGTATCATTGTTCATccttaaaggaagtcaggacggaaattcaaacagggtaggaacatGGCtacaggagctcatgcagaggccatggaggaatactgtttactggcttgctcgcTTTGGCTTGTTCAATCTGCTACCTTAcaacacccaggaccaccagcataGGGATGGCATGATCTGCAATGATCTGCACTAACAAAATACTCTGTAGTTGGTATATGCTGtctcttatggaggcattttctcaatcgaggCTCTCTCCTTTtggatgactgtagcttgtgtcaagttgacataaaattaaccagtACAGCACCAAAACACAGGTTCCTTCATCTTGGATTTTTCATCCTTCACACTGTGAGAACATCCTGCTGCTTATAAGCCTGTtagtaacatttttgtttttgtttttgtttttttttttttggttttggttttggtttttcgaggcagggtttctctgtgttgtcccggctgtcctggaactcattctgtaggccaggctggccttgaactcagaaatccacctgcctctgcctcccaagtgctgggattaaaggcatacgtaACATTTCTTTCAGCATCTCAGATAGACTGACAGCAGCTAACAGACTTCCTAAGGGGTGGGGACTGTTTGGATCTCTCTATCCTGTTTAATGATGCATATGAGATTTAATCCTCATTTCAGTGAAGCGGCTTACTTAGTGTCATCCTGTGGTTGGTCAGTAGTGAAGCTGGGATTTGATCCAGCATATACTTTTAATGTATATGCTATTTGCCTCTAGAATCTTGCTACCTTCCATGACTAATTCAACTTCACCTTTGGGCTGAGGCTTAACAGGCCATTTTTGATTGTAgaaaatatgcatgcatgcatgtttgtgtgtgtgtaagtgggtgTGCTTGCCTGTGTTCATCCATTGACACCCGAGgaggacatcaggtgtcttcctctattattCTCTCTTACTCCTTTTGAACCAGGGTCTCAATGAATTGGACTTCGTGGGCTTCGGCAAGGCTGGTAGACATAGGTAGGACCCACTGTTTCTTTTGTCTCTGTCCCACTCAGCACTGATGttataggcatgcatgtggtcatCCTTAGCTtgttatgtgggtgttgggacccCAACTTCGGTTCTCATGTCTGAGCAACGAGTGCTTTTAAACtttgaaccatttctctagcgcTAGAAAAGACAGTTTGAAGTAGATAAGTATGGTATGGTGACTCAGCTTGCAAATggcagaggaaatgaagaaaggccAACCTTGTTGTATTTCCAGTGATAACAGTTTCTAATATAATCATATACAAGTATGACCTGTGGGATTTTATTCCATAACTTTTCTCATCAGTACTTATTTTCAGAATGAAGATAAATATAGTTGAGGAATGTCTTAGCAGATTCTAGAAGAGGTGTTGTAAATTCTTTTGTTTAGATTTTGCCCTTCTCAAGAGCAGTGACTGAATCATTACACTtctgttttttaatatataacatacagATGCATGATATGTAAATTGTAAGCAAAGACAGTTTGTAAGTAAGAGCATGCCTAGTACACTGATTCAGGGCTGAGAGCAGAGGGATGTTTTTCTGTAGGAGACATAGATGTCCTTATGTTCACAGATAACACaggggcagtggttctcaacatttccaatgctgccaccctttaattcagttcctcaggCTGTGGTGACTCCCccaaacattaaattattttcattgctacttaataactataattttgctactgttatgaatcataaatatttttggagatagaggtttgccaaaggggtcatgacccataagTTGAGAACTGGTGAAATAATGTTAAACACATGGAGTTGTCTTGTCAAAGGGACAACTGTTTTCCatccagaaggctgggagtggaTATGATTAATAGCCTGTTAACCTTTGTGCTATTTATGTGGCTATGACCACACTGATTCCTCCCCCAGACCTGTATCATGAGCTTTCTTTTACCAAATTGTGCTGTTCTTAAATATGTCTAAATTAACCACACAAGGTCAGACTCTTGAGGTTTGAACCAACACCAACTGCTGAGTCATGCTGAACTTAACTGCCTATTTAGACCATCATTTTGCTGGCTCTGATGATCACAGAGACCCCTACAATGGTTGCCCAATGTGTGGGGCTTGGCTCTTGGAGAAGGTAAGAAAAACTTTCTGAAAATAGAAGTGGAGAGTAGATATTTTGTCCTCTTATCCAAAGGGTCCCAACTGTAACTGATAGAGCGAAATAAGCATGAGTTCTCAGTCCTCTGGGGTAAAGCATTTTATAGTTATTGAGATGTTTGTTAAGATCCAGAGAAACAAATTATTAAGACCAGTAGCTCTGCAGCTTTGTAAAGGACTGTAAGATTCGATCCTTGGTTTCCTAAACAAGGAACCACTTGTGTTGGGTAACTGGAAGCACAAAGAGCCCagaaagggggaataaaatcCCTGCCAATTATTTTGCAATTTGGAATTCAGTAATATATTGTTTGGACTCTTTCAGAAACATTAAAAGATTGTCGGCTGGATACATCTTGGcagagccaggaaggtggactctGACGCCACTTCTTGGGGTACTGAGCCAAGTGTGTTCAGGGCTGGCCTTCCTGTGTGATCTGACCAGAATTCAGAGCCTTCCAGCTGCCCATCTTGGGCCCAGTGGGGAGGGGAGTCTAATGACAGCTTGAGTTAGGCAGTGGCACTGCTCCATGAGCCTGGAGCTTGGCTACTTCCACAGTTTGGTTTTCGTTTTTCCTCACAGTGGGAATGACACACTGTAAATTGAAGTGGCCCCTTTATGGAGAAGATTTAAAACAGGTTATATATTCCTCCCTTTGAAGAGACAacctgtgtgtttatttgtgagcacaaggacctccATGCATTCTCTGTCTTAATGTTTTATTGTGAATTTCATACTGTGCACCCTAATCTCACTTGTCTCATTGTCCTTTTGTACACACTCTTCCCTTGCAACctcccaagaaaagaaaaaaaatctcattgtggaagctgtagtgtcaCAGTGTGCCCCACAATacatacccttttgtccacacttctttacttgcaaatgttcattgcaatgagtctgGTGTGAGGTCCCTGGCTTCTGCCACAGGGTCCATACTGGATCCTCATCAGGGCCCCTCTCAAATATTCTGTTGCTGCCCTgttatggagatcctgcagctttggaccAGCTCTCTTCATGCACTCctgcagttcatagatggggtagatgatGGTGCGTACTatctcaaagccctggatctaggcCTGGTTGGTAGCTGAGCTGGCCATCCCACCAGCTCCATGACATCCTCATGGCTCTAGTGAGCTCTCTAGCACTGCCCCAGCTAGCTCAGCCAATGTTGTAAGGGGCAGAgtcagctttcctgctctcatgccctggCTCACtgcaatcccagcaaccagggccagctctaccttGCTTTCTGGGCTAAGTGCAGCAGGACCCATTCTCctaagtgctgcagctggtgagatgTGGGGCCAGGATGCCCAGATGAAGGGTGGAggctgcacagccctcagacatcaacatagcCTGACCAGAGAAGTCCACTagtctttggtggtaacagaccccctgctgctgcagagatttggacccagacatggcccttggtagcagcacaggccaggacctcaCCATAGCCTCAGGTGGCATCACTGGCTGCTCACATTAGGCTAATCCTCACtaccctcaagtctccagttccgcctctcttcattgtgcatgcatccctctgcttctctttctcttctatctctccatTTACTTGCTCATCTTAGTGGCACCTGGGGCCTTTGGGATTATCTTAGGAGTTCTATGCCCTGCCAAGGCAGGGGACGTGGTGGGTGTGGTCTGCCCACTTGGGCCTTGTGGTGCTGGACTGGGGGTCATCTCAGGCTTGCTCTCATCTTCTGTATTTTcccatattttcctttcttatgaCTTTCCCATTCCTCTTTAACATTTAGCTCATGTTACTTTCTCCTAAAACATCATCTGCCTAAATAGTTAACAGTTACAGTCTCAGTTCCCTCaaagtatgtgtgtatctctcaCGACATCTTATAATATGTGTTCTTATTTCTTACTCCTCTAAGAAGTCTTTCTTTAGGGATCATTTCTTCTTACACGCATAGTGTGTGACCAATACCAGATACTCACTGTATCTGCACAGGTCAGATCTGAGGCTCCAAACCCATTCCTAtatacaatgaagaaagaaaggagaaacttgTGTTTGTTTAACATTTATAACATTCATAATTACCGATATATACTAGGCAAAAGTTACTTTTCACTCTTAGACCAGTGGCCAAGTCCGTATTATAAAGAAGTTCATTCCACTGGACTGGCCTCTACTGATTCTTTTGTTAATCATCAGGCACAGGTCTTGCATATGTTTTTGCACATACATGGTAGTGATTTAAGCCATTAAACACTCCCAGTAATATCTGAAAAAACAGAGGAATGGCCATTGCTTTCATCCCAGTTTGACAAAGGAGTAACCAATGGAGCATAACTCTTCCCTTTGGTGGCAGTGGAACAGTATGAtacctgaaaatggaaaagagTCAACAATGTCTCTGGGACTGATACTCTATCAAATGCGACTCATTTCTCCTAGTCATTTCCAGTATAGGTTTATCATGTAGATAACAACATCAAATGCTAGTAGGCTACTTTGTTTTGATTAGTGTGtagctaaagaaaaagaagagttgaTCAACACCACTccctcaataaaaaaaaaaaaaggaaggaataagAGAAAGGGCTAGGAAGATAGTttagtcagtaaaatgcttgccacacaactGTGGGGACcaaagtttgatcctcagaacccaactTGCGctcacgtgtgcatacacacacacacacacacacacacacacacacacacacacacacacacagagagaaagggggaggtgTGGGGATCAGGTGAGCAaggataaagaaaagagaaagggaaggaatggaTAGACTTACTTAACTGCCAAATGTCCATTTTTATAGAAGGCCAAAGCGCTGGGATATGAAAACCCACATGCTATGCCAACCAGAGCACTTCTCAGAATACAGTTTTCCTTGCTTATGTCACCTAGAAAGTGAGAGAAAAGTTAGCTTCCCTTTAAGATTTAGGATAACTATTAAAATGAAGCTGTCTACTTACTTTGCTGTTTGAAACCACAGGTAAACAGTAGATAGAATATTAGGAATTCAAAGCTTGGTGCATAACAGGCCAAACTGAATCTTGTTTTGAAActctttattgcatagagaatTACCATTTAtgtgtgcttttttgttttattttacttttcgaGACAAAGCATCTCTGGGCAAcggctctggctgtccaggaacttgtagactaggctggcctcagactcacagatattcaaatgcctcttcctcccaaatgctgggattatactTCTGTGTGCTGTTTACAGAAGCAACGTCACAGCAAGAATACTAAAGAATCATGCCACGCCACCTACTTGGACACATAGCATTTTTTACTATTTGTCAGGTATATATGCTAGTCACCAGGAATATAACTGTCATTAAAAAGAGACCTCTGGGTGAgcatggtgtcacatgcctttcgtcccagcactagaaaggcagaggcaggaggatctagtTTGAGGTCACTccggtctacatagcaagttccagaatagccagggctacatacagaaactctgtcttgaaagagagagagagagagagagagagagagagagagagagagagagagagagagagagagaagagaaagagagagagagagaaaaagagaaagagagagaggagagatatatatagagaaaatGCTCGCACAGAAGCATGCTTTTAGTCAGTAtactagaaaagaaagtaattagAAATACAAACGATTAGaggggctggagttatagattaGCACTaagtgcacttgctgctcttacagaggacccaggttctattccaaCATGGTGGTTCAAAGCCACTCCTAATTCCATCCAGTTCTATGAAGAGTATAACTTGTCTTGCATGATTAGGACTACTGTGTAGAGCAAACTaagaaacatatataaaataatatacaaatgtTTGAGTATTATAAACATTTGTTAATGAGTAACCTTAATTTGTTATAGCTACATTATATATTGATTAATTTAAATTTACCTGATTGCAAAGCATCAGTTACAAAGAACTTGTAAGTAACAATGGTAGCCAAACATGGAAGTGTAGTCAAGGATGCGTAGGTCTTCAAAGCTTCATATTTAACCTTGAAGCTGTTTCTGAAAATTAAGTTTGCCACTAGTCCAGACAAACCACTACTTGCTCCAAAGATTAAAGTTCCATGTATATTTAAAGTCCTAacaggaacaaagaaaaaagtttaacatAACATTCTTGAAATGAATCACACACGTACCCAGCAGCTAATATTTcttgttattaa includes:
- the Tmem126b gene encoding complex I assembly factor TMEM126B, mitochondrial, which translates into the protein MAASERPSWSEQRDAGVVQEGNRGAPQDIKMALYKHGQLIPSLGDAKFRSPVISEIIEKFECYRNDKTLNIHGTLIFGASSGLSGLVANLIFRNSFKVKYEALKTYASLTTLPCLATIVTYKFFVTDALQSGDISKENCILRSALVGIACGFSYPSALAFYKNGHLAVKYHTVPLPPKGRVMLHWLLLCQTGMKAMAIPLFFQILLGVFNGLNHYHVCAKTYARPVPDD